The Brassica napus cultivar Da-Ae chromosome C7, Da-Ae, whole genome shotgun sequence genome has a segment encoding these proteins:
- the LOC111208235 gene encoding pectin acetylesterase 9 isoform X3, giving the protein MKTTRLLDLTAAMVLLFYVALSPPLACGDPGQRVSMTLVRGAAALGAFCLDGSLPAYHLDRGFGAGSDNWLLQFEGGGWCNDIASCKDRSKTHRGSTRFMTKTAVFTGILSNNASLNPDFYNWNKVRLRYCDGASFAGDRQVGNGTSMLYFRGQRIWNAIILDLLPKGLAKAEKALLTGCSAGGLSTFLHCDNFTSYLPKTADVKCMSDAGFFLDAIDVASNRTMRSLYTQLVSLQGVQKNLDPDCTHAFYPEPSLCFFPQYALRFIKTPMFILNSAYDVFQFHHGLVPPSADPTGRWNRCKLNVTACNPHQLDALQGFRTDMLGALMNFFRNSTRGGMFINSCFDHCQSALQETWLSPTSPRIHNKTISKIVGDWYFGRGDVVKEIDCPYPCDKTCHNLIPASTTDSLAPNAPDHKSLGSQVLLNDLIS; this is encoded by the exons ATGAAGACTACGCGGCTTCTGGATCTAACGGCGGCGATGGTTCTTCTCTTCTACGTGGCCTTATCTCCACCGCTTGCTTGCGGCGACCCAGGGCAGCGTGTTAGCATGACACTAGTTCGAGGGGCCGCTGCTCTTGGTGCTT TTTGCTTGGACGGTAGCTTACCAGCGTATCACTTGGACAGAGGCTTCGGTGCTGGCTCAGACAACTGGCTTTTGCAGTTTGag GGAGGAGGATGGTGCAATGATATAGCATCATGCAAGGATAGATCAAAGACCCATCGAGGCTCGACACGTTTTATGACCAAAACCGCCGTCTTCACTGGAATCTTGAGCAATAACGCCTCTTTAAATCCAG aTTTTTATAACTGGAACAAAGTCAGGCTGAGGTATTGCGATGGAGCTTCGTTTGCGGGAGATAGACAAGTTGGCAACGGG ACATCAATGCTTTATTTCAGAGGACAACGTATATGGAATGCCATCATTCTTGACCTTCTACCCAAAGGTTTAGCCAAAGCTGAAAAG GCTCTTCTTACTGGCTGTTCAGCTGGTGGCTTGTCTACATTTTTGCATTGTGACAACTTCACGAGCTATCTGCCAAAAACCGCAGACGTTAAGTGCATGAGCGACGCTGGATTCTTTTTAGACGC AATCGATGTAGCATCAAACCGGACAATGAGATCGCTCTACACTCAGCTTGTCTCTCTACAG GGTGTACAAAAAAACCTCGATCCAGATTGCACACATGCGTTCTATCCCGAACCATCTTTG TGCTTTTTCCCGCAATATGCATTGCGTTTTATTAAAACGCCAATGTTCATCTTAAATTCAGCCTACGATGTATTCCAG TTCCATCATGGACTGGTACCACCTTCTGCTGACCCGACTGGGCGTTGGAACCGCTGCAAGCTTAATGTGACAGCATGTAATCCACACCAGCTCGATGCACTTCAAG gctTTAGGACAGACATGTTGGGAGCATTAATGAATTTCTTCAGAAATTCTACTAGAGGAGGAATGTTTATAAACTCCTGCTTTGATCATTGTCAGAGTGCTTTACAGGAAACTTGGCTCTCTCCTACTTCACCCAGGATCCACAACAAG ACAATTTCTAAGATTGTCGGAGATTGGTATTTCGGGAGAGGTGATGTCGTGAAAGAAATAGATTGCCCATATCCGTGTGATAAAACGTGCCATAATCTCATTCCAGCTTCTACTACAGATTCTTTG GCTCCCAATGCTCCAGATCATAAATCTCTCG GAAGCCAAGTTCTTCTAAATGATCTTATATCGTGA
- the LOC111208235 gene encoding pectin acetylesterase 9 isoform X1, whose translation MKTTRLLDLTAAMVLLFYVALSPPLACGDPGQRVSMTLVRGAAALGAFCLDGSLPAYHLDRGFGAGSDNWLLQFEGGGWCNDIASCKDRSKTHRGSTRFMTKTAVFTGILSNNASLNPDFYNWNKVRLRYCDGASFAGDRQVGNGTSMLYFRGQRIWNAIILDLLPKGLAKAEKALLTGCSAGGLSTFLHCDNFTSYLPKTADVKCMSDAGFFLDAIDVASNRTMRSLYTQLVSLQGVQKNLDPDCTHAFYPEPSLCFFPQYALRFIKTPMFILNSAYDVFQFHHGLVPPSADPTGRWNRCKLNVTACNPHQLDALQGFRTDMLGALMNFFRNSTRGGMFINSCFDHCQSALQETWLSPTSPRIHNKTISKIVGDWYFGRGDVVKEIDCPYPCDKTCHNLIPASTTDSLAPNAPDHKSLGTQLSPFFPGFFYFIFYV comes from the exons ATGAAGACTACGCGGCTTCTGGATCTAACGGCGGCGATGGTTCTTCTCTTCTACGTGGCCTTATCTCCACCGCTTGCTTGCGGCGACCCAGGGCAGCGTGTTAGCATGACACTAGTTCGAGGGGCCGCTGCTCTTGGTGCTT TTTGCTTGGACGGTAGCTTACCAGCGTATCACTTGGACAGAGGCTTCGGTGCTGGCTCAGACAACTGGCTTTTGCAGTTTGag GGAGGAGGATGGTGCAATGATATAGCATCATGCAAGGATAGATCAAAGACCCATCGAGGCTCGACACGTTTTATGACCAAAACCGCCGTCTTCACTGGAATCTTGAGCAATAACGCCTCTTTAAATCCAG aTTTTTATAACTGGAACAAAGTCAGGCTGAGGTATTGCGATGGAGCTTCGTTTGCGGGAGATAGACAAGTTGGCAACGGG ACATCAATGCTTTATTTCAGAGGACAACGTATATGGAATGCCATCATTCTTGACCTTCTACCCAAAGGTTTAGCCAAAGCTGAAAAG GCTCTTCTTACTGGCTGTTCAGCTGGTGGCTTGTCTACATTTTTGCATTGTGACAACTTCACGAGCTATCTGCCAAAAACCGCAGACGTTAAGTGCATGAGCGACGCTGGATTCTTTTTAGACGC AATCGATGTAGCATCAAACCGGACAATGAGATCGCTCTACACTCAGCTTGTCTCTCTACAG GGTGTACAAAAAAACCTCGATCCAGATTGCACACATGCGTTCTATCCCGAACCATCTTTG TGCTTTTTCCCGCAATATGCATTGCGTTTTATTAAAACGCCAATGTTCATCTTAAATTCAGCCTACGATGTATTCCAG TTCCATCATGGACTGGTACCACCTTCTGCTGACCCGACTGGGCGTTGGAACCGCTGCAAGCTTAATGTGACAGCATGTAATCCACACCAGCTCGATGCACTTCAAG gctTTAGGACAGACATGTTGGGAGCATTAATGAATTTCTTCAGAAATTCTACTAGAGGAGGAATGTTTATAAACTCCTGCTTTGATCATTGTCAGAGTGCTTTACAGGAAACTTGGCTCTCTCCTACTTCACCCAGGATCCACAACAAG ACAATTTCTAAGATTGTCGGAGATTGGTATTTCGGGAGAGGTGATGTCGTGAAAGAAATAGATTGCCCATATCCGTGTGATAAAACGTGCCATAATCTCATTCCAGCTTCTACTACAGATTCTTTG GCTCCCAATGCTCCAGATCATAAATCTCTCGGTACACAATTGTCTCCTTTTTTCCCTGGCTTTTTTTACTTTATCTTTTATGTTTAA
- the LOC111208235 gene encoding pectin acetylesterase 9 isoform X4, which translates to MKTTRLLDLTAAMVLLFYVALSPPLACGDPGQRVSMTLVRGAAALGAFCLDGSLPAYHLDRGFGAGSDNWLLQFEGGGWCNDIASCKDRSKTHRGSTRFMTKTAVFTGILSNNASLNPDFYNWNKVRLRYCDGASFAGDRQVGNGTSMLYFRGQRIWNAIILDLLPKGLAKAEKALLTGCSAGGLSTFLHCDNFTSYLPKTADVKCMSDAGFFLDAIDVASNRTMRSLYTQLVSLQGVQKNLDPDCTHAFYPEPSLCFFPQYALRFIKTPMFILNSAYDVFQFHHGLVPPSADPTGRWNRCKLNVTACNPHQLDALQGFRTDMLGALMNFFRNSTRGGMFINSCFDHCQSALQETWLSPTSPRIHNKTISKIVGDWYFGRGDVVKEIDCPYPCDKTCHNLIPASTTDSLAPNAPDHKSLAINLERKRQLFSLLYILVYVFLIRYRKPSSSK; encoded by the exons ATGAAGACTACGCGGCTTCTGGATCTAACGGCGGCGATGGTTCTTCTCTTCTACGTGGCCTTATCTCCACCGCTTGCTTGCGGCGACCCAGGGCAGCGTGTTAGCATGACACTAGTTCGAGGGGCCGCTGCTCTTGGTGCTT TTTGCTTGGACGGTAGCTTACCAGCGTATCACTTGGACAGAGGCTTCGGTGCTGGCTCAGACAACTGGCTTTTGCAGTTTGag GGAGGAGGATGGTGCAATGATATAGCATCATGCAAGGATAGATCAAAGACCCATCGAGGCTCGACACGTTTTATGACCAAAACCGCCGTCTTCACTGGAATCTTGAGCAATAACGCCTCTTTAAATCCAG aTTTTTATAACTGGAACAAAGTCAGGCTGAGGTATTGCGATGGAGCTTCGTTTGCGGGAGATAGACAAGTTGGCAACGGG ACATCAATGCTTTATTTCAGAGGACAACGTATATGGAATGCCATCATTCTTGACCTTCTACCCAAAGGTTTAGCCAAAGCTGAAAAG GCTCTTCTTACTGGCTGTTCAGCTGGTGGCTTGTCTACATTTTTGCATTGTGACAACTTCACGAGCTATCTGCCAAAAACCGCAGACGTTAAGTGCATGAGCGACGCTGGATTCTTTTTAGACGC AATCGATGTAGCATCAAACCGGACAATGAGATCGCTCTACACTCAGCTTGTCTCTCTACAG GGTGTACAAAAAAACCTCGATCCAGATTGCACACATGCGTTCTATCCCGAACCATCTTTG TGCTTTTTCCCGCAATATGCATTGCGTTTTATTAAAACGCCAATGTTCATCTTAAATTCAGCCTACGATGTATTCCAG TTCCATCATGGACTGGTACCACCTTCTGCTGACCCGACTGGGCGTTGGAACCGCTGCAAGCTTAATGTGACAGCATGTAATCCACACCAGCTCGATGCACTTCAAG gctTTAGGACAGACATGTTGGGAGCATTAATGAATTTCTTCAGAAATTCTACTAGAGGAGGAATGTTTATAAACTCCTGCTTTGATCATTGTCAGAGTGCTTTACAGGAAACTTGGCTCTCTCCTACTTCACCCAGGATCCACAACAAG ACAATTTCTAAGATTGTCGGAGATTGGTATTTCGGGAGAGGTGATGTCGTGAAAGAAATAGATTGCCCATATCCGTGTGATAAAACGTGCCATAATCTCATTCCAGCTTCTACTACAGATTCTTTG GCTCCCAATGCTCCAGATCATAAATCTCTCG CAATCAATCTGGAACGAAAAAGACAACTCTtctctcttttatatattttggtttatgtCTTTCTGATCAGGTACAGGAAGCCAAGTTCTTCTAAATGA
- the LOC111208235 gene encoding pectin acetylesterase 9 isoform X2, producing MKTTRLLDLTAAMVLLFYVALSPPLACGDPGQRVSMTLVRGAAALGAFCLDGSLPAYHLDRGFGAGSDNWLLQFEGGGWCNDIASCKDRSKTHRGSTRFMTKTAVFTGILSNNASLNPDFYNWNKVRLRYCDGASFAGDRQVGNGTSMLYFRGQRIWNAIILDLLPKGLAKAEKALLTGCSAGGLSTFLHCDNFTSYLPKTADVKCMSDAGFFLDAIDVASNRTMRSLYTQLVSLQGVQKNLDPDCTHAFYPEPSLCFFPQYALRFIKTPMFILNSAYDVFQFHHGLVPPSADPTGRWNRCKLNVTACNPHQLDALQGFRTDMLGALMNFFRNSTRGGMFINSCFDHCQSALQETWLSPTSPRIHNKTISKIVGDWYFGRGDVVKEIDCPYPCDKTCHNLIPASTTDSLAPNAPDHKSLGTGSQVLLNDLIS from the exons ATGAAGACTACGCGGCTTCTGGATCTAACGGCGGCGATGGTTCTTCTCTTCTACGTGGCCTTATCTCCACCGCTTGCTTGCGGCGACCCAGGGCAGCGTGTTAGCATGACACTAGTTCGAGGGGCCGCTGCTCTTGGTGCTT TTTGCTTGGACGGTAGCTTACCAGCGTATCACTTGGACAGAGGCTTCGGTGCTGGCTCAGACAACTGGCTTTTGCAGTTTGag GGAGGAGGATGGTGCAATGATATAGCATCATGCAAGGATAGATCAAAGACCCATCGAGGCTCGACACGTTTTATGACCAAAACCGCCGTCTTCACTGGAATCTTGAGCAATAACGCCTCTTTAAATCCAG aTTTTTATAACTGGAACAAAGTCAGGCTGAGGTATTGCGATGGAGCTTCGTTTGCGGGAGATAGACAAGTTGGCAACGGG ACATCAATGCTTTATTTCAGAGGACAACGTATATGGAATGCCATCATTCTTGACCTTCTACCCAAAGGTTTAGCCAAAGCTGAAAAG GCTCTTCTTACTGGCTGTTCAGCTGGTGGCTTGTCTACATTTTTGCATTGTGACAACTTCACGAGCTATCTGCCAAAAACCGCAGACGTTAAGTGCATGAGCGACGCTGGATTCTTTTTAGACGC AATCGATGTAGCATCAAACCGGACAATGAGATCGCTCTACACTCAGCTTGTCTCTCTACAG GGTGTACAAAAAAACCTCGATCCAGATTGCACACATGCGTTCTATCCCGAACCATCTTTG TGCTTTTTCCCGCAATATGCATTGCGTTTTATTAAAACGCCAATGTTCATCTTAAATTCAGCCTACGATGTATTCCAG TTCCATCATGGACTGGTACCACCTTCTGCTGACCCGACTGGGCGTTGGAACCGCTGCAAGCTTAATGTGACAGCATGTAATCCACACCAGCTCGATGCACTTCAAG gctTTAGGACAGACATGTTGGGAGCATTAATGAATTTCTTCAGAAATTCTACTAGAGGAGGAATGTTTATAAACTCCTGCTTTGATCATTGTCAGAGTGCTTTACAGGAAACTTGGCTCTCTCCTACTTCACCCAGGATCCACAACAAG ACAATTTCTAAGATTGTCGGAGATTGGTATTTCGGGAGAGGTGATGTCGTGAAAGAAATAGATTGCCCATATCCGTGTGATAAAACGTGCCATAATCTCATTCCAGCTTCTACTACAGATTCTTTG GCTCCCAATGCTCCAGATCATAAATCTCTCG GTACAGGAAGCCAAGTTCTTCTAAATGATCTTATATCGTGA
- the LOC111208236 gene encoding tubulin beta-8 chain, giving the protein MREILHIQGGQCGNQIGAKFWEVVCAEHGIDSTGRYQGESDLQLERVNVYYNEASCGRFVPRAVLMDLEPGTMDSVRSGPYGQIFRPDNFVFGQSGAGNNWAKGHYTEGAELIDSVLDVVRKEAENCDCLQGFQVCHSLGGGTGSGMGTLLISKIREEYPDRMMLTFSVFPSPKVSDTVVEPYNATLSVHQLVENADECMVLDNEALYDICFRTLKLTTPSFGDLNHLISATMSGVTCCLRFPGQLNSDLRKLAVNLIPFPRLHFFMVGFAPLTSRGSQQYRALTVPELTQQMWDAKNMMCAADPRHGRYLTASAMFRGKMSTKEVDEQMINVQNKNSSYFVEWIPNNVKSTVCDIPPTGLKMASTFIGNSTSIQEMFRRVSEQFTAMFRRKAFLHWYTGEGMDEMEFTEAESNMNDLVSEYQQYQDATADDEEGYEYEEEEEEVQEEQ; this is encoded by the exons ATGCGAGAGATTCTTCACATTCAAGGTGGACAGTGCGGGAACCAGATCGGTGCTAAGTTCTGGGAAGTAGTGTGCGCCGAGCACGGCATCGACTCGACGGGAAGGTACCAAGGTGAAAGCGACTTGCAGCTCGAACGAGTCAATGTCTACTACAACGAAGCTAGTTGCGGGAGGTTCGTCCCACGGGCCGTCCTGATGGATCTTGAGCCCGGGACTATGGACAGTGTCAGATCGGGTCCGTACGGGCAGATCTTCCGTCCTGATAACTTCGTCTTCGGTCAGTCCGGGGCCGGTAACAACTGGGCCAAAGGTCACTACACTGAAGGTGCTGAGCTCATCGATTCGGTTCTGGACGTCGTCCGCAAAGAGGCCGAGAACTGTGACTGCTTGCAAG GATTCCAAGTGTGTCACTCGTTGGGAGGAGGAACTGGATCTGGGATGGGGACTTTGCTGATCTCGAAGATTAGGGAAGAGTATCCTGACAGGATGATGTTGACGTTCTCTGTGTTCCCGTCACCTAAAGTGTCTGACACTGTTGTTGAGCCTTACAATGCAACTCTCTCTGTCCATCAGCTTGTGGAGAATGCAGATGAGTGTATGGTTCTTGACAACGAAGCTCTCTATGACATTTGCTTCAGGACTCTTAAGCTCACCACTCCTAGCT TTGGAGACTTGAACCATCTCATCTCTGCCACCATGAGCGGTGTCACTTGCTGCCTCCGTTTCCCTGGTCAGCTAAACTCTGACCTCCGCAAGCTTGCAGTGAACTTAATCCCATTCCCACGTCTCCACTTCTTCATGGTCGGATTCGCACCTCTCACATCTCGTGGATCGCAGCAATACCGAGCCTTAACCGTCCCTGAGCTCACCCAACAGATGTGGGACGCTAAGAACATGATGTGCGCAGCTGACCCTCGCCACGGCAGGTACTTGACAGCATCAGCCATGTTCAGAGGCAAAATGAGCACCAAAGAAGTGGACGAGCAGATGATCAACGTTCAGAACAAGAACTCATCCTACTTCGTCGAGTGGATCCCTAACAACGTGAAGTCAACCGTCTGTGACATTCCACCAACGGGTCTGAAAATGGCTTCCACTTTCATCGGGAACTCGACCTCGATCCAGGAGATGTTCAGGCGTGTGAGCGAGCAGTTCACAGCTATGTTCAGGAGGAAAGCTTTCTTGCATTGGTACACGGGTGAAGGAATGGACGAGATGGAGTTCACGGAGGCAGAGAGCAACATGAACGATTTGGTGTCAGAGTATCAGCAGTACCAAGACGCAACGGCTGATGATGAAGAAGGGTAtgagtatgaagaagaagaagaggaagtgcAGGAGGAGCAATGA
- the LOC106348304 gene encoding O-glucosyltransferase rumi homolog, which yields MRNSPSKNEPGSGHSRNFTNWSPFVKSSSGFGISPNRSYALLSLLTLLIVGAFISTRILLDPTVLLEKEAVTTKTRSHTIFPKYPPPTPVTTQSPKPEFTLHCSANDTNATCPRNSYPATASFGEDTPTATCPDYFRWIHEDLRPWAKTGITREALERAKKTANFRLAIVGGRVYLEKFQDAFQTRDVFTIWGFLQLLRKYPGKIPDLELMFDCVDWPVVRALDFAGVDAPSPPPLFRYCGNEETLDIVFPDWSFWGWSEVNIKPWESLLKELREGNQRTTWINREPYAYWKGNPSVAETRQDLMKCNVSEEHEWNARVYAQDWIRESKEGYKQSDLASQCHHRYKIYIEGSAWSVSEKYILACDSVTLLVNPHYYDFFTRGLLPAHHYWPVREHDKCRSIKFAVHWGNSHIQKAQDIGKTASEFIQQELKMDYVYDYMYHLLTGYAKLLQFKPEIPQNAMEICSETMACPRSGNERKFMTESLVKHPAETGPCAMPPPYDPASFYAVEKRKQSTTKRILQWEMKYWNKQNQTGS from the exons ATGAGGAACTCACCGTCCAAGAACGAGCCAGGAAGTGGGCATTCTCGCAATTTCACAAACTGGTCTCCCTTTGTCAAGTCCTCCTCCGGTTTTGGAATATCTCCCAACAGATCCTACGCCCTCCTCTCCTTACTCACCCTACTCATCGTCGGCGCGTTCATCTCCACGCGCATCCTCCTAGACCCCACC GTTCTGCTAGAGAAAGAGGCCGTCACGACAAAGACTAGATCACATACGATATTCCCAAAATACCCCCCTCCAACTCCAGTAACTACACAAAGCCCTAAACCCGAGTTCACATTACACTGCTCCGCCAACGACACCAATGCAACGTGTCCAAGAAACAGCTACCCGGCCACGGCGAGCTTCGGAGAAGATACTCCGACCGCCACGTGTCCGGATTACTTCCGCTGGATCCACGAGGATCTCCGTCCCTGGGCGAAGACAGGGATCACGAGGGAGGCACTGGAGCGGGCCAAGAAGACGGCGAATTTCCGGCTAGCGATCGTCGGCGGGAGAGTTTACCTCGAGAAGTTTCAGGACGCGTTTCAGACGAGAGACGTGTTCACCATATGGGGATTCTTGCAGCTTCTAAGGAAGTACCCTGGGAAGATTCCTGATCTCGAGCTCATGTTTGACTGCGTTGACTGGCCGGTCGTTAGAGCTTTGGATTTCGCCGGAGTCGACGCGCCGTCGCCTCCGCCGCTGTTTCGGTACTGCGGGAACGAGGAGACGCTCGATATAGTGTTTCCTGATTGGTCCTTCTGGGGGTG GTCGGAAGTGAATATAAAGCCATGGGAGAGTCTGTTGAAGGAACTAAGAGAAGGGAACCAGAGGACCACTTGGATAAACAGAGAGCCTTATGCTTATTGGAAAGGGAATCCATCTGTGGCCGAGACAAGACAAGATCTTATGAAGTGTAATGTCTCCGAGGAACACGAGTGGAACGCTCGTGTATACGCTCAG GATTGGATCCGAGAATCAAAGGAAGGTTACAAGCAATCAGACTTGGCGAGTCAATGCCATCATAG ATATAAGATATACATAGAAGGGTCTGCATGGTCCGTTAGCGAGAAGTACATTTTGGCGTGTGACTCGGTGACTCTGCTTGTGAATCCACATTACTATGATTTCTTCACCCGAGGCCTGCTTCCGGCTCACCATTATTGGCCCGTTAGGGAGCACGACAAGTGCCGCTCCATCAAGTTCGCTGTTCATTGGGGCAACTCTCACATTCAAAAG GCGCAGGATATTGGAAAGACGGCGAGCGAGTTCATCCAACAAGAACTCAAGATGGACTACGTGTATGATTACATGTACCATCTTTTAACTGGATACGCGAAACTCCTTCAGTTTAAACCGGAGATCCCCCAGAATGCCATGGAGATATGTTCGGAAACAATGGCGTGTCCAAGGAGCGGGAACGAGCGTAAGTTTATGACGGAGTCACTAGTGAAGCACCCAGCAGAGACCGGTCCGTGTGCCATGCCACCTCCGTACGACCCGGCGTCGTTTTACGCGGTTGAGAAGAGGAAACAAAGTACAACTAAGAGAATACTACAGTGGGAGATGAAGTACTGGAACAAGCAGAATCAAACCGGCTCTTGA
- the LOC106348309 gene encoding heavy metal-associated isoprenylated plant protein 39 yields MAQKVVLKVLTMTDDKTKQKAIEAAADIFGVDSIAADMKEQKLTVIGMMDAVAVVKKLKKVGKVDLISVGPAKEEKKEEKKEEKKEEKKEGKKEEKKPEEPKK; encoded by the exons ATGGCTCAG aAGGTGGTGTTGAAGGTTTTAACCATGACGGATGATAAAACCAAGCAGAAAGCCATAGAAGCCGCAGCTGATATTTTCG GAGTTGATTCGATAGCAGCGGATATGAAGGAGCAAAAGTTGACTGTGATCGGTATGATGGATGCGGTTGCGGTGGTAAAGAAACTGAAGAAAGTCGGTAAGGTAGATTTGATATCCGTCGGACCGGCaaaagaggagaagaaagaagagaagaaggaagagaagaaagaggaaaagaaagaggggaagaaggaagagaagaagccaGAAGAACCTAAGAAATAA
- the LOC111197844 gene encoding remorin 1.4-like isoform X2, with protein MTTRNRTSLPNNSSSVFSQSLVVIPDVIYDMAEEESKKVTENVTTVPEPTPTAPAPVDKPLDAVDVAPQEKPVAPPPVLPSPAPVEEKLEDSKALVPIVAKEAGEEKKEGSVNRDAVLARVETEKRMSLIKAWEEAEKCKVENKAEKKLSSIGSWENNKKAAVEAELKKMEEQLEKKKAENVELMKNKIAQIHKQAEEKRAMIEARRGEEVLKAEELAAKYRATGTAPKKLFGCM; from the exons ATGACAACGAGGAACAGAACATCACTACCAAACAATTCCAGCTCAGTTTTTTCGC AATCTTTAGTTGTTATACCTGACGTCATATACGACATGGCCGAAGAGGAATCTAAGAAGGTGACGGAGAACGTTACAACCGTACCTGAACCAACTCCAACAGCGCCAGCTCCGGTGGATAAACCCCTTGATGCGGTGGATGTTGCTCCACAGGAGAAGCCTGTGGCTCCACCACCAGTTCTTCCATCTCCTGCGCCGGTGGAGGAGAAGCTAGAGGACTCCAAGGCTCTTGTTCCCATCGTTGCAA AAGAAGCAggggaagaaaagaaagaaggctCAGTTAATCGAG ATGCTGTCCTGGCTAGAGTTGAGACAGAGAAGAGGATGTCACTTATCAAAGCTTGGGAAGAGGCTGAGAAGTGCAAAGTGGAGAACAA AGCTGAGAAGAAACTTTCTTCAATTGGGTCATGGGAGAACAACAAGAAAGCAGCTGTTGAAGCTGAGCTCAAGAAAATGGAG GAAcaattggagaagaagaaggcagAGAATGTGGAGCTAATGAAGAACAAAATAGCTCAAATCCATAAACAGGCAGAAGAGAAGAGGGCCATGATCGAAGCTAGACGCGGAGAAGAGGTTCTCAAAGCCGAGGAATTAGCCGCCAAGTACCGTGCTACTGGAACTGCTCCCAAAAAGCTATTTGGATGCATGTGA
- the LOC111197844 gene encoding remorin 1.4-like isoform X1 produces MAEEESKKVTENVTTVPEPTPTAPAPVDKPLDAVDVAPQEKPVAPPPVLPSPAPVEEKLEDSKALVPIVAKEAGEEKKEGSVNRDAVLARVETEKRMSLIKAWEEAEKCKVENKAEKKLSSIGSWENNKKAAVEAELKKMEEQLEKKKAENVELMKNKIAQIHKQAEEKRAMIEARRGEEVLKAEELAAKYRATGTAPKKLFGCM; encoded by the exons ATGGCCGAAGAGGAATCTAAGAAGGTGACGGAGAACGTTACAACCGTACCTGAACCAACTCCAACAGCGCCAGCTCCGGTGGATAAACCCCTTGATGCGGTGGATGTTGCTCCACAGGAGAAGCCTGTGGCTCCACCACCAGTTCTTCCATCTCCTGCGCCGGTGGAGGAGAAGCTAGAGGACTCCAAGGCTCTTGTTCCCATCGTTGCAA AAGAAGCAggggaagaaaagaaagaaggctCAGTTAATCGAG ATGCTGTCCTGGCTAGAGTTGAGACAGAGAAGAGGATGTCACTTATCAAAGCTTGGGAAGAGGCTGAGAAGTGCAAAGTGGAGAACAA AGCTGAGAAGAAACTTTCTTCAATTGGGTCATGGGAGAACAACAAGAAAGCAGCTGTTGAAGCTGAGCTCAAGAAAATGGAG GAAcaattggagaagaagaaggcagAGAATGTGGAGCTAATGAAGAACAAAATAGCTCAAATCCATAAACAGGCAGAAGAGAAGAGGGCCATGATCGAAGCTAGACGCGGAGAAGAGGTTCTCAAAGCCGAGGAATTAGCCGCCAAGTACCGTGCTACTGGAACTGCTCCCAAAAAGCTATTTGGATGCATGTGA